The region ccccccctaactcttctgtctcccagtgacgtaaggtttaattcccgtattctttcctcgtagctcatacccctcaagtcgggtactagtctggtggcaaacctttgaatcttttccagcttagtcttatgcttgactagatatggactccatactggaggcgcatactccaggattggtctaacatatgtggtatacaaagtactGAATGATTtcgtacacaagtttctaaaggcagttcttatgttggccaaccgggcatttgccactgatgttatcctcttgatatgggcttcaggggacaagttcggcgtgatatcaacccccagttcttattctctctttgactcttgaagtatttcatctcccaaatgataccttgaatctggtctcctgttccctatccctatcttcattacattacattggtTCGGGTTAAAATCTAAAACACtagtttgaccattcctgcagcttgtccaggtcttcttgaagcctgaaGCTGTCCTCCTCGGTCttcatccttctcataattttggcgtcgtcagcaaacattgagaggaacgagtctataccctctaggagatcatttatatttttatgtataatacatATGTGTAAGCTAGTCATCATCTCCCTAAGTATCATATCCCATCCAAtacaactctgggacgagtctcgtcgcAAATTTCTGAGCCTCTTCCAGTTTCATAATGTGTTTCATTAGGTggtggctccatgatggggctccacactctaagactggtcagacgtaggcagtgtaaagtgctctGATTGCGTCcatatttaggtttctgaatgacgttcgaAATTTTGCTAGCACAGAATACGCTGCTGTTGATATCCATGCCTCAGGAGTTAcatttggtgttacgtccacgcccaggtctctttctggaATCGTCACAGGaaagtagtttcccttcattgtgtacttatCCTTAGGTCTCCTGTCATATAGTCCCATTTCCCGaattttacatttgctcgtgttgaacgctagtagccatttctctgaccatctctgcagcttgttcagTTCCTCTTGGAGtaccctacaatcctcatctgtcccaACTCGTCGCATTAATTTCGCGTCAtacgcgaacatcgacatataggactcgaCACTTGTAGACATGTCGTTCACGTATATTCGAAatggaattggtcccagcacagaTCCATGTGGAAttcgtcccagcaccgatccactcgttactgttcgccagtctgacttctcgcccctgacTGTTACTCTCAGGCTCCTGCTTGTTAAGTAATTCCCCCTCCccactcagctcgttgtcgccgtgtgggggcttagtgggcggctgccggagtgtgatgctccttgggacagtcctctgtccttttctagccttgtgctcctgctgccatcctctccaattctgctgggcatcttttccttttccttctgtttcgtttttctcccccctcttctcctatctgcttgccgtttcctgccgaccttttactcgttctggttcttcccttggacttcttctattttgacgcccgggtgcttgaggaggcatactcttgcacccgtagaactgcagtacccgacgtcgagagcgaggggaaccttttattgtcaatccccatttcgtcactgaacccgatctcgacggactgtcggtttcttaaggtggcgtttgtggggcatatactcacgacgcacccctaggaggccccggcaagatcggcgatagcttcttgttgggtgtcctgcctctaattgtggctccgtggtgggtgtgggggcacattcgtgaatgaattcttcttttcgtcatgatgataaaccctgtttcggctgcttctggtttaccttctcaggctcgtggggtgggcgaccaagcccccgggtcggtccgtattggaagaccgggctctgtagcctgtgctgcattgggccccgaccttgctcctcctttggcctctctgactccttcccctggctcccctccctcctctgtggttgggtcgagccccaagcccccagtggtgactacctcatcccctggcgcggctccttctctagttgtaactactgcgccttttaacccctctctctctgggggttctcaccgccgtcctcgtcacggccgccctcgctcgattccttccagttctgctacctatccagCCTTGTTTGgttccgcttcgtgggccaaatattttgatctcctccctcttgattctgcgcctcctgacaatttctccctccatcgacatctcgttgattccgtggatgcctccattactttcaaccccactcgtctcggtacacgtgtcgttgctgctccttctcaggatgctgcttcccgcttggctgccttatcctgccttggcgagacccctgttcgggtctcgaagaacgctcagttgaatgccagtgttggcactattttgctcccgccccatgttgcgaccggtgttcgggacttgcgcgactgccacgacgatattcgacatatccttgctgcccagggccattctattctccaggtggacacgtttactcgtccccctcgtggtagtcgtcgtcaacccctccgggttgtgaagattacccttgatggtaggacccttccaccctctgtcattcttgctggtgccaggtgctctgtccaggagtacattccttctccacggctctgcaacaagtgctggaggtttgggcatggtgccctccgctgctccgggactgtctctctctgtcctttgtgtggtggcgaaggtcactctaagtcggagtgcacttctccccaggctcgttgcctcaactgcggtgaggcccatcctaccttctcccgtgcgtgtgtccattacaagcttgaggcagccgtcctcaacttgaagcaccgggagcgtttatcttttcctgaggcgagacgccaggttcgccggctcccgccttatgctaatatctcttatgctcgcgtgttgcgctcttcctctcctcgtccttgtgtgtgtgtgtgtgtgtgtgtgtgtgtgtgtgtgtgtgtgtgtgtgtgtgtgtgtgtgtgtgtgtcagaatccGGGAACTAATGGAAACACAAGTTCCATACTTTTGACCAGACAAGTGttgggaagaagattgtgatctttATAATCTACAAtcacccaccaaacagtagaaggcccacacAGGAATATAATGACAACAACaacgcatgtatagatgaactgcagaaggcaacaacaacagctcctgattgagagcgaaactgctggtcatggggaaCCTAAATCTTGGAGGGATCGATTGGGTATCAAAAAATCCCCATGGCGAggaagaaacgtggggagcaaaattagtggaaGTTATAGACTGTAATTTCCTaatacaacatgtgaaggaagacacaagggagagaggagggggatacaccgagcctattagacctgattttcaccatgAATGAGGAAAAAATTACGAATATGGAACATTAAATACCACtaagagccagtgaccattgtgtcctagtcaatGACTACATAATCGAGCTTAAAATTATGATCACGGTGCAAGAGGTCTAGGAAAGAAAAGACTATAGGAAAGGGGATTATAGGAGGATAAGAGAatgtctgggagaagtgcagtgggaagaaGAACTAAGAGGAAAAAAGTGCAAGATATGTTGGACTTAGTCAAGTGAAAATGTAAGGACGCCGTAGAGAGTTTTATGCAAATAGTAAACGAAAAAAATAGGAGGGAATATTTAAACCCAAGGTTTAATAGACTgtgccaggaagcaaaaatgagaaacAGGAGGGACTGGAGAAAGTACAGAGGACAATAGGgttagatgcaacagagctaggaatgaatacAATAATGTAAGGAGAGTAtcggaaaggaattatgaaaacgatattgttatgaaagcgaaaaagcaacctaaatttttacacatataagaaggaaaatgtcggtgaacaaCCAGGTGACACGACAAAGGAAAACATATGGGGCATATACAGAgatcgacaaggaaatctgcgaggtactgaatgacagtttccatggagtgttcacaatcgagcctgagcagctcccattgttagtagAGAAGATCACCCAAGATGAGAGATTAACGGATATAAAAGTGACAACAAAGGAGCTCATGAAACTGCTAACAACATTTGatgaaactaaagcagttggaccagactatgtatcaccgtggatattaaaagaagcagcgcaggccctcggcgtgcctctggcaagtatCCATAATGAGTCACTTACGGAGGGAGAGTTGCCCAGATGCTGGAAGAAAGCAAATGTGGAACCAATTTTCAAAATAACAGATAGGGTATAGGCACTTGActacagaccagtaacactgacgggcatcccctgtaaagtacttgaaagaataatcagtTTAAGACTAGTTATGTTACCAGATAGcattaggtatgtaaacaaacaccaacatgggttcaaagAAGGGAATTCATGCCAAACAAacctagaattctatgataaaataacacgaataaggcaggacagggaaggttggccaGACTACATATCTCTGAACTGCCAAAAAGAACTTGACACAGTATCTCACATGAAACTgccattcaaacttgagaggcatgcAGAAGTAAGCGGAAAAGTCCTAGCTTGGGTAAATAATTACttaacaagtaagtaagtaagtaattatcaaaagaaggcaccaaaccgggaaggctatgtagcaccatcaaatacgcaaaataatcagagggcgctaaatatcaccaaggatgccaatacgagaacaaaaacgcataaggcgaacgatatcaaaagtatccgagtcaccaagaattctatcgagggacaggggaccgcgaggggcggtcggaaagcaagacacacgctcgtcctggaagtcaggacattcaagaaggacatgcacgaccgtaagagggacaatgcaacttggACAATAAGgatcagggcggcgctccatcaagtgaccatgggataagcgagtatggccaatacgcaacctcgccagagctgtttcccaccgccagttacggtcgaaggaggactgccacgaggaaacacaacatttaagagtacgtagcttgttaccagtaacagacaaccaagaagcctgccaacaggtaaggactgaggaatggataaccgggtaaaagtcggaatacggaatgcctttacgagagatgggacaagagcggacagcttccttggcggcatcatccgcacgttcatttaaagacacaccaatatggctgggaacccaacaaaactcaaccgactttaatttactgtgaacgagaaacagccaatgctggatctcgacaactactggatgaaccggattaaaggacccgagagccatgagggcactacgagagtcaacaacaactacaaaggaagactgacaacgagaaagcaggagacgaagagcatagagaatagcataaagttccgctgtaaagattctagtctccggaggcaagcgacacatataagtgtgatcaggaaaaacaacagagtagccaacaccgtccgctgacttagacccatcggtgaagacagaaacggagcgagagtgagaagaaaagtgctcgaggaaaaggcgttttagaaccgtaggaggggtaaaagctttagtgatacgggtcaaggatgtacaaaaccgcggaagagggaccctccacgggggcaaagaaggaacaacacgaggagaaacatcagaaatacgaacggaaagagaatcctgcaggcgagataaccggacagaaagagggaggtggtgaagaggaacaggaaccgcaggagaggtaaaagttaaagcacgacagaggcgagaggaaggatgttgcaaggaccgcgcaagatagcgaagacagtagcgatcacggcggtcctggagagacaggaagccagtgtcaacatacaagctaaggatgggagtcgaacgaaaggcaccagaactgaggcgcaacccagtatggtgcaaagcatcaagacggcgaagagtagaaggagaagcagacgagtaagcagggcaaccataatcgagcttagacaggacgagagaggaatgtaaagcaaggagagtgcgcctatctgccccccaagaagtatgggacaagacccgaaggagggtaagggccttagagcactcaacactgaggtaagagatatggggagaccaagacaaacgagtgtcaaggaataaccccaaaagcttcgcggaatctttgtattcaaggggatgaccataaagtgacaaagagagatgaagaacaacccgtttccgcgtaaaagtcatggcacaagtcttagaagtagagaacttgaagccatgatctgtggcccaagacgacacggcatcaatcgcaagttgaagccggcgttgaaggagaggcgaatcatcaccctgacaacaaagggtaagatcatcgacatagagagcggagaagacaccagaaggaagagaggaaagaagaccattgagggcaaccagaaaaagagcagtgctcagaacactaccctggggcacaccttcgtattgctgaaaagagggagagagagcggtaccaaggcgcacccgaaaggaacgacgagagaggaagctgcggagaaagagaggaagatgaccacgaaggccaaaagaatgaagttgagataggatatgataacgccaagtggtgtcgtaagccttttccgggtcaaaaaggacggcaacaacggaggtcttcgcagcaaaagcagtacgaatatagacctccaagttcaccaggacatctgtcgtgctgcggcacttgcggaaaccaaattgagaaggggagaggaggtgatggtgttccaggaaccacatcagacgaacgttaaccatacgttcaaagagtttgcagacacaacttgtgagagcaatagggcgaaagtccttaggggaagcacCCAGAAACTccggtttgcaaacagggaggacaacggcatcgagccagccctcagggactgacgacgactcccagatccgattatacagactcagtaaatactgagacgtgctcggagggagatggcgaagcatctcataatgaataccatcggagcccgccgccgtagaaccgcagagggccaaggcagaacgaagttcagagagagagagaagggatcattatagggaagctgaagatgagtgcagaaatctaaaggacgagactcaaggacaggtttacgaagaaggaaagattggggaagatgaagaccagagctaacagaagaaaagtgggaacccagttcggaagcgacctgcaacgggtccgccacaagagtatcatggtggtgaaggaccggtgaaacatcgggaatgaacttacccgctatcttgcagatacgcttccagatctgggtcagaggggtttcggacgtaattgttgagacataagatgcccaacattcacgtttagccgtacggatggccctacgggccaccgcactcgctttccgaaagaaaagaaacgaatcggtcgtctgcctacggcggtgcctcttccaggctgcacgcctacagcggacagcccgagcacagtccgcagtccaccagggaacgcacttccgtggaccccgagaggaagagtgaggaatagagcggagggcagcgttgaagacagtgtcatgaaaaaggaggagagcgcgagagagaggcagaagggagaggtcagagagagcagcactaagggtaaatagggtccagtccgccttagcaaactgccacctagggaaagagagggaagggcgaaaagagaaaagggaaacaaggatggggaaatgatcacttccatggaggtcatcaagaacctgccacgtgaaatctaagtaaagagaagaagagcagagagaaagatcaagacaagaaagggtgcgagtccgagagtccaaatgagtgggctcaccagaattcagaagagacagggaagaagagaggagaaacggctcaagaaggcaaccccgggtattcgtcagaacgtcaccccaaagagaatgacgacaattgaagtcacccagcaggagcacaggctccggcaagaagtctaggaggtgtttcaaatcaggaagagagagcgggacactcggggggagataaatggaacaaactgtgtaccatttccccacaaagatacgagcagcagaacaatggagaggcgaaggaaaaagtaaaggaacaaagggaacatcagcacgaatcaagagagcagaagaattagaagccccagcactggctgggggaggggggagagaaaggaatagccacgaaaacgaccaggacgagcaccaagcatcggctcctggaaacagacacaaaggggcgaaaatcgcgaaatcagaagttggagttcgaggaaattggcgtaataacctcgaacgttccattgaagaatggacaacgacgagaagagaaaagacaaaaactgagaacaaggaagaaacaaaggcgaaagagcaacagagcacgttaaagaatatcagggtcgggatcagggtcagcaaagtcagggttagggggcatgggtaaactgagcaaagacggagggaaggaaacgggagaacagatcagaggtgggcgggcggggtccggaggaggaggtggaggaggaagaggaggagacaacgtagaggagcagtcaaggacagcagcaggaagagggggagtagaaagaggggagcgcaccccagcaagagcagcaactgaaagggaagcaggggccaaagaaacctccatagcaggaacagggggcgcaatcactaaaacgggaggggaaggagcaacagagccagaagtaggagctgaggaagaaagcgaagccttcttaccggccggggaggaggaaggagaggagccaggcttacgcttctgacttaaagagactggtgtcccagcaactatgtaccgggcaacggattccagtgtctcaacaggagaagctgaacgagagcacacatgacagaagttaggagagcgatggacatccgcctgcaccgacaggcggcggggagagccgattgatggaggaagaggatgggaaggaggatcggagggggacgaggaagaagacacaggagacatgacagaccgggtagaaagaaggagaaccccagacagaggaccaggagggggacccctcgggacagaacacaaagggacagaggagggggcagtgggcgtatcaaggtccaaggcccggaaacggttgtgagtctgagaaaggggggaaggacgaggagaggaagagcgcaacatacgagcttaagagatgttagtataaggcgggagccggcgaacctggcgcctcgcctcaggaaaagataaacgctcctggtgctttaggttgaggacggctgcctcaagcttgtaatggacacaagcacgggagaaggtagggtgggcctcaccgcagttgaggcagcgagcttgggaagaagtgcactccgacttagagtgaccttcacccccacacaaaggacagagaaagacagtcccagagcagcggagggcaccatgcccaaacctccagcacttgttacaaagtcgaggagaaggaatatactcctggacagagcacctagcaccagcaagaatgacagaggatggaagggtcctaccatcaaaggtgatcttcacaacgcgaaggggttgacggcaacgaccacgagggggacgagtaaacgagtcaacctggaggacagaatggccttgggcatcaaggatatgccgaatatcatcgtggcaatcctgcagattccgaacaccggttgcaacatggggtgggaggagaatagggccaacactggcattcatctgaacgttcttggagacccaaacagggatctcgccaaggcaagacaaggcagccaagcgggaagctgcatcctgagaaggagcagcaacgacacgtgtaccgagacgagtggggttgaaagtaacagatgcatccacggaatctacaagatgccgatggagggagaaatcgtcaggaagcgcagaatcaagagggaggagatcaaaatatttggcccatgaagcaggaccaaacaaggccttatacgcatcagcacgggaaggaatcgagcgattgcggctggggcgcgaacggcgttgagaacccctggagagagaggggtcaaaaggcgcagtagtcacaacgagagacttagccgcaccaggggacgaagtggtcaccaccgggggctggaggctcgacccaaccacagaggagggaggggagctgggggaagaagtcaggaaggtcaaaggaggagcaaggtcggggccaacgcagcgggagcttcagagcctggtcttccaatacaggccgactcgggggcttggtcgcccaccccacgagcctgagagggtacaacggaaacattcaacgacatagaaacgaagaaagaaattcatccacgaatgtgcccccatacccaccatggagccacaattagaggcagtacacccaacaggaagctatcgccgattatgccggggcctcctaggggtgcgtcgtgagtatacgccccacaaacgccaccttaaaaaCCGTCAGTCCGGATGGCGAGCGGGTCGAATTTACAagggatgaggtcaagaagcacctattggagctggatgcgaGAAAAGCAGTTGGGTAGGAAGAaatatcaccatgggtattgaaagagtgtgcaggaaccatttgcttgccactctccatagtgtatagtaggtcactggaaacgggagacctaccagaaatatggaagactgctaatgtagtaccaatatacaaaaagggtgacagacaagaggcactgaaatacaggccagtgtccttaacttgtataccatgcaaggtgatggagaagattgtgagaaaaaaactagtaacatatctggagaagagacttcgtgacaacccatcaacatgggttcagggaaggtaaatcttgccttacagacttgatagaattctatgatcaagtgacaaaaattaagcaagaaagagaaggatgggcggactgcatttttttggacagccggaaagcctttgacacagtacgccATAAATAgttgatacataagctggagaaacaggcaggagtaactggcgctccagtgaataagggagtacctaagcaataggaagcagagaattacggtgaggggtgagacctcagaatggcgtgaagtcatcagtggagtcccacagggctctgtactcggacctatcctgtttctgatatacgtaaatgatctcccagagaatatagactcattcctctcaatgtttgctgacgacgccaaaattatgagaaggattaagacagaggaggacagcttgaggcttcaagaagacctggacaagctgcaggaatggtcgaacaaatggctgttagagtttaacccaagcaaaagtaatataatgaagataggggtaggaagcaggagaccagatacaaggtatcacttgggagatgaaatacttcaagagtcagagagagagaaagacctgggggttgatatcacgccagacctgtcccctgaagctcatatcaagaggataacatcagcagcatatgccaggttggctaacataagaacggcctttagaaacttgtgtaaggaatctttcagaacattatgtaccacatatatcagaccaatcctggagtatgcggcgccagcatggagtccatatctagtcaagcataagactaaactggaaaaggttcaacggtttgccaccagactagtacccgagctgagaggtatgagctaccaggagagactacgggaattaaacctcacttcgttggaagacagaagagttaggggggacatgatcaccacattcaagattctcaagggaatcgacagggttgataaagacaggctatttaacacaaggggcacacgcactaggggacacaggtggaaactgagtgcccaaatgagccacacagata is a window of Procambarus clarkii isolate CNS0578487 chromosome 41, FALCON_Pclarkii_2.0, whole genome shotgun sequence DNA encoding:
- the LOC138373262 gene encoding uncharacterized protein; amino-acid sequence: MSVNNQVTRQRKTYGAYTEIDKEICEVLNDSFHGVFTIEPEQLPLLVEKITQDERLTDIKVTTKELMKLLTTFDETKAVGPDYVSPWILKEAAQALGVPLASIHNESLTEGELPRCWKKANVEPIFKITDRV